TGCGGAAAACTGGAAACGGCCCAAAGCGGAAGTCAACGCTCTCATGGGACTCCTAGAGTCGTTTCTGAAAAAACAAAGAAAACAGCTTCTGAAGCAGAAAATCCGATTACATACCATTGGCCGTGTAGAAGAGCTACCACCTTCAGTTGTTAATTTATTAAACCAAGTAAAATCTGATACTTCACATTTTGAAGAAAATCACCTCGTACTGGCCTTGAATTACGGTGCAAGGAATGAAGTGCTAGATGCAGTAGAACGGTACACCGCTGCTATCCAAAACGGCACCGAAGACCATGAAGGAGATCTTCAATGGGAGAGCTTCAGCAAATACTTGGATACTTCAGGAATTCCTGACCCCGAGCTTGTCATTAGAACTTCGGGCGAGCAGCGGATAAGTAATTTCCTTCTCATGCAGAGCGCATACTCCGAATACTTGTTTAGCCCCGTGTGCTGGCCCGACTTTGGACCCGATTTGTTCGAGGAAGCACTATTAGAATACAAAAACAGAGAACGCCGCTTTGGTAAAACCGGAGCACAAATTGAGCAGGAAAAACTGCTCTCTGCTAAATCGAGCTCTTAACAAACCGTGGGCAAAAGAATCATCAGTACCGTTGCTCTCTGGAGCCTGCTCGCGTGCCTTCTCTATTTTTGGAGACTGACGGCCGCAGTCTGGCTGATTACCGTCCTCGCCGTGGTTGCTCAAAATGAGGTCTACAATATGGCCAGGAATCTGGGATGGAAGGCCTACCGAGTTTTGGGACTGATCATCGGTGGCTGCTTGCCACTTGCCACTTACTACGAAGAATTTTTGCACAATTACACGGGGGGGGTCGTGGATGATGCTACGGTAATGGCAGTAGGATTTACCGTTTGTGCCCTCGCCAGTATCAGGAATCGTGAAATCAAGGACAACTTTCAACGAATTGGCGGTACCTTTTTTGGAATCCTACTAATCCCCTACATGCTAACCTTCTTCATAAGGATAGTGGAGCTGTTTCCTCACGAATCCATGGGACTGGCAGCAGGCATCTGGGTAGTTATAGTTGGAAAGTTCTCAGATGTCGGTGGATTGTTATTTGGCAGTTGGCTGGGAAAAAACAAAATGGCACCCAAAATCAGTCCTGCCAAAACCTGGGAAGGCTTCCTCGGCGGAATATTCACATCCGCGACTTTAGGCTTTCTAGCCGTATTTCTCTTTCCGGACTATTTCCCCACAGGATTTAAGCCTTGGATTGCTGCCATTTGCGCATTGCCGATCGCGGCAATGGCAGTCCTTTCCGACCTTATTGAGTCCGTTATCAAACGACAAGCCGAGGTCAAAGACAGCGGGAAATCCATACCGGGAATCGGAGGTGCCTTCGATCTGGTAGATAGCCTCCTATTGAGCGCACCCGTCGCGTTCATACTTCTGTCGTTTTTTGCATACTGATGAGTGAAGCTCTGAAGAAAATTGTTATCCTGGGGGCAACAGGATCCATAGGTGAGAATACACTCAATGTGGTTCGACAGCACCGAGATAAAATCCAGATTGTGGGCGTTGCATGCGATCGGTCCTACCAAAAATTAGCGGCCATTTGCGACGAATTCGATGTTCAAAACGCGGCCATTTTCAACGAAGAAGCATTCGACGAAGCAGAGAAATCCGATCGTTTTCATAATAAAAACCTTCTTTGCGGTCTTGAAGGCTTAGTCCAACTGTCGTGCATGAAGGAAGTCGATACCGTGCTGGTAGCCGTCGTTGGAACGCTGGGATTACAACCCGCCTTGAAAGCAGTTCAACACGGGAAAGACCTGGCACTTGCAAGCAAGGAAATCCTAGTCATGGCCGGGAAATTTTTCACAGAGGCAGTCAAGGAGGCCCATGTTCGACTTCTGCCCGTAGACAGTGAACACAATGCCATATTTCAATGTCTCCATGGTGAATCCACTGCTTCCCTCGACCGCATCATCCTTACCGCTTCGGGGGGTATGTTTCGAGACCGTGATCTAAAATCATTCGATAGCATTACACCCGAAGAAGCCACCCAGCATCCAAATTGGAGTATGGGCAGAAAAATTACCGTCGATTCAGCAACGATGGCCAACAAAGGCTTGGAAGTCATTGAAGCTCACTGGCTATTCAATTTACCGGGCAATAAGATCAAGGTAATGATCCACCCAGAAAGTATTATTCACTCCTTGGTGGAATTTGTGGATGGCTCCATCCTCGCACAACTAAGCCCACCTTCTATGACTTTCGCCATCCAACACGCGCTCCTCTATCCACTTCGGACCCATAGGACAGAGCCGAGTTTGGACTTTGAGGAACGAATAAACCTGGATTTAAGCCCACCTGACCTCGAACGCTACCCCTGCCTTCGCCTGGCATACGAGAGCCTTGAAAGCAGTGGCATTTCACCTACTACCTTTAATGCCGCTAACGAAATAGGGGTTGATGCATTTCTGAAAAAGGAGATTGGCTTCACTACAATTTCCAAAATCATTGAGAAAACTTTAGAAAAAACGCGAAACCGTGAACCTGAAAGCTTACAAGAAGTCATTCAAGCTGACCAGGAAGCTCGCAGTCTAGCTACCCGTTATCTGAACGACTTTTAAGTATACATGGAAATACTCACAAATTTCAAAGCGCTCGCAATGGTGTTCCTTTTCTTTGGAGCCTCCATATTCGTCCATGAATTAGGCCACTTTCTGGCTGCTCGTTGGCGAGGACTAAAAGTAACCCGCTTTTCAATCGGCTTTGGCCCGAAACTCTTTAGTTGGACACGAAACGGAGTCGAATACATAGTCGCCGCACTTCCGATCGGCGGATACGTCGCGCTCCCCCAGCTCGGCCACATGGAAATCATCGAAGGAGAGGCTGAAGAAGTAGATCCCGTTAAAATTTCCTGGAGCTCTAAGGTCATCGTTCTCGTAGCAGGTGCCTTTTTCAACGTTCTGTTCGCCTTATGCCTAGGACTCTGGCTGTTCCAGTTAGGCGGTAGACCAGAACCCGTTTACTATGACGTCACAGAACTGGGGGCAATTAGTGAATCCATCGCTATCTCAGAAGATGAAATCGTTCCTAATCCTGCCTACCAAGCCGGACTTCGCCAGGGCGATAAGATTCTCTCCATTGATGGGACATCAGTTTCACTTTGGAAGAATGTAGCAAAAAGAATCGTTTTTGGAACCCTTCGCTCAGACGACGGGAGACCTCTATCGCAATTTAAAGTCCAAAGAGGTTCAGAAGTTCTTGAATTTGAAGTCTATCCAGTTGTCGGAGGTCCTGAGAATATGAGAATGGTGGGAATTAGCCCCCAACTGCCAGAAAAACTACCTGCCTTGATACACTATACCTACGAAGGATTCCCTGCTGATATCGCAAATATTCTTCCTGGAGATGAAATCGTTAGCTTCGATGGAAATCCAGTAGACTCCAGAGATCAAATCGCCAGCTATATTCGCGATAGACTCGACCAACCCATCGCACTTGAAGTTTCTCGCGAAGGTGAGACGTTTTCCACAACAGTAACTCCAAAACTAGCAGTCCCAAGAAAAGGAGAAGCTCCCTCACCCATGATCGGTGTGGGCTGGGGACTTCCAGACATTCTAGTTAAAGAATCGCCGGTGGCATTAGTCAAATCAGCGGTGAGTGAGACCTTAGAAACACTGCAAAAACTAATTAACCCAAGATCCGACATAAGGTTGAGCCACATGAGCGGACCCGTCGGTATGGGGAACATCATCTACCAAACCGCAAAACGAGATTTTAGGTGGGTTCTGTTCATCGTAATCATCATCAATGTAAATTTGGCCATTATTAATCTACTCCCGATTCCTGTACTGGATGGTGGACATATCACATTTGCGACGATTGAGAAATTCCGAGGACGAGCATTGCCAGAAAACGTTATGATGAGCCTGCAAGGCTCCTTCGTAATACTGCTTCTTTCTCTTATGCTTTATGTAACTGTATTTGATGGGAAACGTATATCACGAGAACGGGCAGATGTGAAAGCAAGCTCGACTGATTCTACACAGCCTCAACTTGTAACAGAAGAAGATTCTCCGACTGGTCAGCCATGACCCAGTACTGCTCCTCCAGATTCACTTCCGTACGAAGAAACACCCGAGAGGTAAAAGTCGGTAGTGTAGGCGTAGGCGGATCAAATCCCATACGGATTCAGTCGATGACTACAACATTGACGACCGACGTGGCGGCAACCGTAAAACAAGCCAGAGCACTTGTAGAAGCTGGCTGCGAGATTGTCAGAATTACGGCCCCGAATGTAACCGCAGCAGAAGCGCTGGGCCCTATCCGAGATGCCTTGCGCAAAGACAAAATCCAAGTCCCTTTAGTAGCCGACATTCATTTTCTACCCTCAGCGGCCATGGAGGCGGTCGAACATGTTGAGAAAGTCAGAATCAATCCTGGCAACTATGCAGACAAAAAGAAGTTCGCCATTCGGGAGTATTCAGACAACGAATACGATATCGAAATAGAGCGCCTTTACGAAGTATTTACTCCCTTAGTGCTTAGATGCAAAGAGCTGGGGCGATCCATGAGAATTGGAACCAACCACGGCTCACTATCCGATCGAATCATGAATCGGTTTGGAGATTCCCCATTAGGAATGGTCGAATCTGCGCTGGAATTCATTCGAATCGCGGAATCTCACAATTACAAAGATATCATCCTGTCCATGAAGGCCAGTAATCCGAAGGTGATGATCCAAGCCTATCGATTAGTTGTAGCAAAGATGGATGAAGAGGACATGAACTATCCACTTCACCTAGGAGTAACTGAAGCGGGAGACGGTGAGGATGGTAGAATTAAAAGTGCCATAGGAATAGGAAGCCTACTCATGGACGGACTAGGCGATACTATAAGGGTATCTTTAACAGAAGACCCCGTCTATGAAATCCCCGTTGCAAAGGCACTTGCCGAAAAAACCAGAACATTGTGGCGGTCCACTAAAGACGCGCTCGATGCAACAGAAACTATCGATCCTTTTGATTTCACAAGGCGCGCCATTTCACCCATTAAGATCTCAGAATCTGTCTCCACAGGCTCGAACATACCTCCAAGCGTATTTATTAAGGCCCCAGGTAACTTAAATATCGCAGAATCATTCGTTCAACTAAGCCAAATAGCTCGCTCAAGAAGCACCAAAGACACTCCCCTAGAAGGTTGGCTGATAGAACTGAAAAATACAGAAGATATTAAAGCAGTTTTAAGCGAAGAGAATCTCCCTGACAGCAACACGGGCCTTATTCTAGAAATAGAAGGCAAGCTGGCTTTTGACCCAGAGTCCCTAGATCCGCTACTAAAGTCAGACCTTTCTATTATCCCAGCGATTTCACTCCACAACAATAGGGTTTCCACAATAGAGGCGTGGATCAAATGGACCTTCAAACATTCAATTCCCTTAGCCCTAGGAATAAATGCCGGTTTGCTGGCCAAAAACAGTCACTTATTTTTATCTAACGATCTACCAGACCTCATTGTTTGGGCAGATTACCAAGACTCGAAAGTGCATAATCTAGGGGAACATCGGCTTCTGTCTTCAGTACTGGAATCCATCCATCTTAAAGCCTCTATCTGGATTCGATGCAAATCAGATACCTATATCAGCCAGGACGCAGGCTTTCTGAATGATCTACTCGAAGCATCCTTAATTTCAGGCGGGCTTCTTGCAGATGGGATCGGAGATATTCTCAGCATTGAGTCAGTAGGAGATCCAAGGAAGGCGCTCTCCCTGGCATACAACACACTTCAAGGAGCTGGTGCACGCATTTCAAAAACAGAATACGTTGCCTGCCCTAGTTGCGGCAGAACTTTGTTCGATCTTCAGAAAACGACACAAAAAATAAGAGAAGCCACTGATCACCTCAAAGGAGTCAAAATTGCAGTAATGGGTTGCATAGTAAATGGCCCAGGAGAAATGGCCGATGCTGATTTCGGATATGTGGGCGGCGCTCCGGGAAAGGTAAACCTATATATAGGGAAAGATTGCGTTGAATACCATGTTCAAGAAGACAAAGCTGTCAGTCATTTAATTGATCTAATCCGGACCGAAGGCAAGTGGGTCGACCCCGATCCTGAACTAAAATAATTCAATATAATTTACTCGCATTAAAAGTTCACAATCGCTTGCTTGTGATTATGGATACGAACGAGGATTTTGAACGGCCTGACGGAAGGGCGATAGATCAACTGAGAGAACTTACCTTCACTCCCGATTTTGCTCCAAATGCTGACGGATCAGTGCTTTGTGCATTTGGAAATACTAAGGTTATTTGCGCAGCATCCATTGATAATAATGTCCCTCGATGGATGAAAGCCCAGGGTGTAAAAGGAGGTTGGTCGACGGCGGAATATTCCATGCTCCCCTATTCAACTCTTGACCGAAAATCACGGGACATATCCAGAGGAAAACAAGATGGGCGCACAGTTGAAATTCAACGATTAATTGGTCGGTCATTAAGAGCAGTACTCGATCTCCAAAAACTCGGGGAACGCACACTGTGGATTGATTGCGATGTACTACAAGCAGATGGAGGGACACGAACCGCTTCCATTACCGGAGCCTATGTCGCATGTCGGATGGCCATCGCCAAATTACTGGCTAACGGAGACATCCAAGAAGATCCTTTCAACGATACCATTGCAGCGGTATCCGTTGGCGTATTCAAAGATCAAGAAATTTTGGACCTCAACTATCTAGAAGACCGTGACGCTTCAGTAGATTTTAATGTGGTTATGACCGGGAAGGGGAATTTCGTCGAAGTGCAAGGAACCGGGGAAGAAGCCGTTTTTAGCGAACAACAGCTTCAGAACCTTCTCAAGTTAGCCAAAATTGGCTGTACTCACATTTCTTCATCACAACAAGCAGTCCTAAACGCGTAGGATATATCGCCAGAAATAAGGAATAGCCGCCGCCCTTGAAACTCTCAGCGAGTTTCTTCACCACCATTCTTACTCAAATTAGAGGTTCACTGTATTTGATAACGTACGGGCTGATTCATCGATAGATTGAGAAACAACCAAACGGATTGTTTCTAGCTACTGATACCTAATATAGATACATAGGAAATCTGAGCGTTAAGGACGAGGAATCCTTGGTATTTGTATAATAAAAGGCGGGCGAGAACCCCCTCATGATTCCTCACCCGCCATCTCTGAGCCATGCAGTTAGCTTGGGTCGGGAAAACAAAACTGTTTCCATGGAGTTAATAGCTACACTCGTGCCAATCTAAGATGTAAAAACTCAAACCACTGATAATCAATAATATATAGGGTTAATTAAATAGATCTAAACCTTAAAAATAATAGGATTGCATTTTTCATGTAATATTTTCCTATTTTTTAATTATTTAATACTCTTTATAGTGAATATTTCATACATTATAATGACTCCCCTTGATCGTTAGTTAATCTCCTGAAGATAATCTAAGAATTTGAAGGGATGACGATCCATCAGATCCGAAAACCACCCTGATACTTTCGAATCAATCAGATATACGCTATTATAATAAAATACAGGGATAATGGGCGCATCACCAAGAAGAACATCTTCTGCCTCCATAAATAAGTTGTCCCTTTTCCTGGGATCAACCTCTACCTTCGCCCTCTCTACCAATTGATCGTATTTAGGATTACTCCACCCAGTGAAGTTCTCAGTACCTTCTGTGGTGAATATCTGAAAAAGCGGGTAAGGATCAGGATAAAGAGGAACGTAACCATAACGAGCGATCTGGTAATCACCCGATTCCACCGCACTTAAAAAGTGCCTTCCATTCTTGATTTACAATTTCAACTTCAATACCGAGGTTCTCTTTCCAGCCAAACTGAACAACCTCAGCCAGGGCCTGATAAGCCACTGAAGTATTGATCGCAAATTGCAACCGAGGAAATCCGCTCCCATCCGGAAAACCAGCAAGATGCAGAAATTCTTGCGCTTGCTTAGGATTATAACCAAGCGGATCTGAATCATCGGACCGGTCCAACACCTCAGACGGAGCAATTCTTGGGGCCAGTTTTTTACCATCCTTCAATACAGATCCAACAATCAACTTTCGATCAATCGACTTTGCCAGTGCCCGCCTAACATAAATATTATCAAGCGGCGCAACCGAATGATTTAATTGAATAAAGAATAGCCCCACACGAGGTTCAACACGAAGTAGCTCTGGATGATTTTCTACGTACCAGGGCATTCTGGCAGAAGGAACCTTGGAAGTAACCTGTATCTGACCACTTCTAAATGCGCGTTCTTCAGCTAGTGAATTCTCAATGGGATAAAAAACAATCCGATCAACTGAAACATTCGAAGAATCCCAATAATTTGTATTTCTCCGAAGCACAACCTGCTCGTTTGTAGTCCACGAGTCCAACAAATATGGACCATTCGAAACCCTCACATCTCCCCTGCCCCATTGATACGCGCCATCAAAATAGTGACCTTCAATTGAACCTTTTTCTTTGACCGGGAAGAAGTAACTCAACTGCGTAAGGAAGGCCAAACTCGAATACTCTAACTCAAAGAGAAGGGAATCATCGGATTCCGCAACTATCCCTACCCGCTCGAAGTCATTTATCTGCCCCCGATGAAAAGCTTGGGCATTTCGCAGGGGATACAGAAAGTGCACGACAATATCTGACCCAAAACTTGGACCCAGCATACGCTGAGCAGACTTCACAAAATCATGAGCTGTAATCCGTGAACCATCAGACCAATTTGCACCTTTCCTAATCTTAAATCTCCAGTTCCTCCCTTGGCTCCATGATTCCCAAGAATCAGCCACACCTCCCACTGGCTCCTTTGAAACGGGGTCCAATAGAACGAGTCCTTCAAACAATCCTTCAATCACCCGCAAATCAGCCCATGAAGAAGCTTTATGCGGATCTAGCGTAACAGGCTCACGTCCATTACCGATTGAAAGAGTCTTAGATTTTTTAGTCGATAAATCCACCCTTGAACGGGATGATTTTTCACATCCCATTGGTATCACAGAAAATGCAACAATAGTCAGCATTACGACTAAGCGACTCCCAATAATAGATGTGACCCTAAAAAGACTCATCCAAACACAATTAAGCAATAAATCATGAGATTCGAGCTGGATTTCCCAATAATAGAAGATCAATACCGGGCTGAAAATAAAAGTATACCTTGGTTTTCAAAGAAATTCCCTTCCCTATCGTTCTACCGCAGAATGATGGGAGTGGTGTGGAAGGCCTCCAGATTAGCAAAAAAAGGGCAATACGATGATCAAAGCTGGTGTAAAAGCAGCTACGATATCCTAAAAGCGCTTGAGCGGCTTGGAACCAAGATAGACATCCAACATTTAGAGAATCTGACCAAGCTCCAGCAGCCATGTGTAATCATCGGAAACCACATGAGCACCCTGGAAACATTCCTGCTTCCCTACCTGATCTGCCCCAAGAAGAGCTTAACATTCGTCATCAAGGAAGCGCTCACAACCTACCCTGTATTCAAACACATAATGATTTCCAGAAATCCGGTCGTTGTTGGCAGGAGCAATCCCAAAAAGGATTTCCTAACAGTCCTAAACGAAGGATTGGATAGAATCCAAAATGGATACAGTGTTGTCGTATTCCCCCAAACAACTCGCATGATAGACTTTGATAAGACTCAATTTAACTCCATAGGCATTAAACTAGCTAAGAAAGCCAAAGTTCCGGTCGTTCCACTAGCCCTTAAAACCGATTGCTGGGGCAACGGAACTCTTATAAAGGATTTTGGAAGCATCGATCCATCCAATGCCATTCATTTCGACTTCGGAAAACCCTTAGAAATTCAAGGGAATGGAAGAGACCAACATGAAACCGTAATTTCTCATATTGAAATTTGCCTCCAAGGTTGGAGGACAAACAATAAAGATTAATTCCAAAAGCTCAACGCACCAACACAGCCATATATTCATGTCCGAGAATCCAAACACCAATTTACCCAAATGGCCGTTTCTTACAGGAGACATCGTATTAATCCTACTTGCATGCTTTATTGTAGTTGCTTCACCGAAGCCCATGTCAGGTATGGGAATCTTCGCCTGTGCCCTAAGCGTCATATTAGGAATGCTGGTATACGTAACTCCATACATTATTGAACACCTCACTCAGCAGCAACGGATCAAGCTCAAACAAGCCAAAGCAGAAGAGACTCTCTTAAAGGCCGTTGAACTTGCTTCTGATTTACTGAATCGCACCGAATCAATCCATGCGGAGCTAATGAAAGGTGTATTAAACGTTAAGCAAGTCCCAGCGATACTAGAGGAAAAAACTGAAGAACTACTGGAAATCGTAGATTCAGAAAAACTCGCCGCCTCGCTCACGGAGCTAGGAGACCTACTAAACAGATTAGAATCCCAACCCTTCACCCATCAGGATGAAACGGAGAAAGCCGACCAATCTGAGGAGCAATTTAGAAATTTGCATAAGGCCATCTCAAACATACCTACACCTGACTATAATGAGATATCGGAAACCCTGGAGACAAAGCTTGAACAAATTCGGAATGAAGTAATCGAAAAACTGTCAGAAATTGAGGACAACAAACTAACCGAGACAAAAATCGAAGAAGTTGAGGCCGAATCCAGCCCAGATACCGAAATTGACTCAGAGGATGACTCTGACGAATCAACGACATCGGAAGAAAAGGATTTAGAAATAATAAAAAGCATTCCAGAAGAGGAAGCTGAGACCGAGTCACTGTCTAAACAGGAAGATTTCCCCGAATCTGAAGAAATTAATCTAATCGATGACCCAACTGAAGCAGAAGATTCTATTCTCCAAACAGAAGAAGACCTATCCCAAATCACCCAAGACTTTAATTCTCAACCCAACGAAGATGGGGCTACGAGACTCATTGTTGGCGCCTTTATAGGCATTTCCAATAAACTCTATATACGCGGAGATGGACCAGGACTAGATTGGGACAAAGGCACACCCATGGAATTAGTAGGGATAGGCAAATGGGAATGGAAGACATACGCCGCAAGCGCTGCCATTCAATGCAAAGTCCTGATCAATGACGAACAATGGACAGACACAGAAAATCTTACAATCGAGCCCAATACAACCTTAGAGACAACGGCCTCGTTCTAGATTTGATTCACTACATTGATGCCTAAAAGCAGCCCATCTCAAAACTATATTCAAACTTATCCAACGGATCAGCATGCTATCGATATATTCAAATCCGAATGGTCCTCAAAATTCCCAGAATCATTCGGTATAGATTCAGGCGCCGTTGCTGACCTATTTAATGACCAAAGGATTATTTGGGCTGAACAGGAAGGAGTCAGTTTCGAGGATAAAACCATTCTCGAGCTAGGACCGCTAGAAGCGGGCCATACCTGGATGATGGACCAACGAGGTGCGCGAGAAATACTTGCAATTGAAGCGCATGAAAGGGCCTATTTAAAATGTCTGGTCGTTAAGGAAATTGGTAAGATTACCTCGGCTAGGTTTCTTCACGGAAACTTCGATGAATACCTGTCTACAAATAAGCAGCAGTTTGATATCTGCCTCGCTAGTGGGGTTCTATACCACTCAACAAATCCAACAAACTTGCTGGATCAGATATGCAGCTGCTGCAGCACGATCATTTTGTGGACTCACTATTTTGATAAAGAAGCAATTGTGAAGCACGGGGCTGAGCTATTACAACGGTTTCAGGAACCATACTCGATTGACTACAAGGATTTAAAAGTCACCCATTATCCGTTCTCCTATGAAGAGGAGGCTTCAAAGGATGCATTTTGCGGTGGACTGGCCTCCAACAGCATCTGGCTTGAAAAATCAGATATTAAATTGGTTTTAGAAACTAATGGATTCAATATTTCAGCCTACGGATTTGATCATCCCCATCACCCAAATGGACCAGCTGTAGCTTTAATAGCTAACAAGCCTCAATAAACTAGCATTCCATTAAAAAAAAGACTCCGGTAATACCGGAGTCTTTTTAAATTTCTTATGCAGCTGTCGATTTACTCAGGATAGTCGTAAACTTCAGCGTTTGCGAAACCTACCCCGTCACTTACTCCTCTTACAATGAGAGAGTAGAGTGCATTTTGTGCTAATGTAGCAACCAATGCTGATTCAACATCGTTGGCAGGTGGAATAAAGGTAGCTGTAATTTCAGCCTCTTGGCTAGAATTGTCGGCCGCATTTACTTTCCAATTATCATTCGAGGAAAGCAGTGCATTATCACTAAAGCGTCTTAGCTCCAGATCAGGATCAGCTAAAAACTCTGTAATCCCCGCACCCTCTAACGCAGGTCCTGCTACCCGAGAATAGATTCTCTGAGGCGCATCACCAGAGACCTGGAATGAAGCAATCAAGATATCATCACCAGTGCCAACTCTTGCCCGAGTTGAAAGATTGGTAAGCTTGCCTGGATTTGCTTCACCTGGATCTGGAAATTCATATAGCTCAACATTTGCGAATCCGGTCACGTCGTTTACTCCTCGAACCACAATGGAATATAGGCCTGGAGTATCCAAATTAGCAATCAGAGCGGATTCCGCATCATCTGCAGGAGGAATAAAAGTTGATTCGATATCTGCTTGCTGGCTGGACTGGTCAACTGCATTAACCTTCCAGTTATCGTTAGACGCGATAAGAGCATTATCACTAACTCTCCTAAACTCCATAATTGGATCAGATAGGAAATTGGTGATACCCGCACCCGCAAGGTCCGGACCTGCAACTCTTGAATACACACGAAGTGGACCTCCAGAAAGCTGGAATGAAGCGATCAGGATATTGTCACCGGTTTCAACCAAAGCACGCGTGGAAAGATTTGTGAATCTTGCACTAGCAGCAGAAGATTCTACGGCAGTAGAAGTATCATAATCTGATTGAGAAGGACCTCTCAGAGCGAGGACTCTATATTGATATGAAGTACTTCCTTCTACTGAATCATCATTATAAGAAGTCACTCCGGCTCCAACTTCACCCAAGATAGACCAGTTACCAGATCCATCCAAAGATCTTTCAACTCGATATCCGGTTTCGTCTGAAGCGTTATCAGTCCAAGTAACAGTAATCGCCAAGCCATCAGCAACACCCGCAATTCCAGAAGGAGCAGCAGGGCCAGCTCCTGGAGTTACGTTTGCGGAAATTCCATCAGCGGCATCCGCCTCACCTCCGGGATTTAAAATAGTAGCGTCGGTTGTCAGAAAGATCAAATTGTGTCCAGAAACACCATCAGCAGGCGTGGCCCAATCATCTGTTCCATTTGGATTACCTGTTGTAACTGTATACATTCCATAAGGAACTGCAGCACCAGGTGTCTCAGCTGCAGTCGTCGATGTTGGAAACCACATTATGGCGAGCGGATCCCCCGCTCCCCAGTCGCCTGAGAAACTTAGACTTCCAGTAGATCCCAGGAAAGCTCCTGGAGTTCCACCGCCTCCGGTTGAGATATCCCAAGCTGCCAGCAAAACATCGTCAGCCTGAACAGGTGCCGTGTCAGAAGGACCGCCAAATCCATCCGCAGCAGCATCTGCTACGAGAATAAGCACTCCATCGACTGCCATTGAAAATCCTCCAGGGTCTTTCAACTTCTCAGCAGAAATATTAATATTAACAGCTGCCTGAAGCTGACTTACTGCAAGTCCGATTCCCAGAATCGAGAGGCATGCGACTTTGCTAATTTTTTGGCTCATAAACTGTCTTATCATTTCCAAAATTTGGTCAGAGGTTTGAGATAACTTTATCGTGAGGGGTCAAGGTT
This genomic stretch from Opitutia bacterium ISCC 52 harbors:
- the rph gene encoding ribonuclease PH → MDTNEDFERPDGRAIDQLRELTFTPDFAPNADGSVLCAFGNTKVICAASIDNNVPRWMKAQGVKGGWSTAEYSMLPYSTLDRKSRDISRGKQDGRTVEIQRLIGRSLRAVLDLQKLGERTLWIDCDVLQADGGTRTASITGAYVACRMAIAKLLANGDIQEDPFNDTIAAVSVGVFKDQEILDLNYLEDRDASVDFNVVMTGKGNFVEVQGTGEEAVFSEQQLQNLLKLAKIGCTHISSSQQAVLNA
- a CDS encoding 1-acyl-sn-glycerol-3-phosphate acyltransferase gives rise to the protein MRFELDFPIIEDQYRAENKSIPWFSKKFPSLSFYRRMMGVVWKASRLAKKGQYDDQSWCKSSYDILKALERLGTKIDIQHLENLTKLQQPCVIIGNHMSTLETFLLPYLICPKKSLTFVIKEALTTYPVFKHIMISRNPVVVGRSNPKKDFLTVLNEGLDRIQNGYSVVVFPQTTRMIDFDKTQFNSIGIKLAKKAKVPVVPLALKTDCWGNGTLIKDFGSIDPSNAIHFDFGKPLEIQGNGRDQHETVISHIEICLQGWRTNNKD
- a CDS encoding class I SAM-dependent methyltransferase; its protein translation is MPKSSPSQNYIQTYPTDQHAIDIFKSEWSSKFPESFGIDSGAVADLFNDQRIIWAEQEGVSFEDKTILELGPLEAGHTWMMDQRGAREILAIEAHERAYLKCLVVKEIGKITSARFLHGNFDEYLSTNKQQFDICLASGVLYHSTNPTNLLDQICSCCSTIILWTHYFDKEAIVKHGAELLQRFQEPYSIDYKDLKVTHYPFSYEEEASKDAFCGGLASNSIWLEKSDIKLVLETNGFNISAYGFDHPHHPNGPAVALIANKPQ
- a CDS encoding peptide ABC transporter substrate-binding protein, with the protein product MDLSTKKSKTLSIGNGREPVTLDPHKASSWADLRVIEGLFEGLVLLDPVSKEPVGGVADSWESWSQGRNWRFKIRKGANWSDGSRITAHDFVKSAQRMLGPSFGSDIVVHFLYPLRNAQAFHRGQINDFERVGIVAESDDSLLFELEYSSLAFLTQLSYFFPVKEKGSIEGHYFDGAYQWGRGDVRVSNGPYLLDSWTTNEQVVLRRNTNYWDSSNVSVDRIVFYPIENSLAEERAFRSGQIQVTSKVPSARMPWYVENHPELLRVEPRVGLFFIQLNHSVAPLDNIYVRRALAKSIDRKLIVGSVLKDGKKLAPRIAPSEVLDRSDDSDPLGYNPKQAQEFLHLAGFPDGSGFPRLQFAINTSVAYQALAEVVQFGWKENLGIEVEIVNQEWKALFKCGGIG
- a CDS encoding fibronectin type III domain-containing protein; the encoded protein is MSQKISKVACLSILGIGLAVSQLQAAVNINISAEKLKDPGGFSMAVDGVLILVADAAADGFGGPSDTAPVQADDVLLAAWDISTGGGGTPGAFLGSTGSLSFSGDWGAGDPLAIMWFPTSTTAAETPGAAVPYGMYTVTTGNPNGTDDWATPADGVSGHNLIFLTTDATILNPGGEADAADGISANVTPGAGPAAPSGIAGVADGLAITVTWTDNASDETGYRVERSLDGSGNWSILGEVGAGVTSYNDDSVEGSTSYQYRVLALRGPSQSDYDTSTAVESSAASARFTNLSTRALVETGDNILIASFQLSGGPLRVYSRVAGPDLAGAGITNFLSDPIMEFRRVSDNALIASNDNWKVNAVDQSSQQADIESTFIPPADDAESALIANLDTPGLYSIVVRGVNDVTGFANVELYEFPDPGEANPGKLTNLSTRARVGTGDDILIASFQVSGDAPQRIYSRVAGPALEGAGITEFLADPDLELRRFSDNALLSSNDNWKVNAADNSSQEAEITATFIPPANDVESALVATLAQNALYSLIVRGVSDGVGFANAEVYDYPE